One genomic region from Nocardia vinacea encodes:
- the arcA gene encoding arginine deiminase → MGADVVRAGHDGGADDELDGVGDPGGRLAVSSEVGTLRTVLLHRPGDELRRLTPRNNDQLLFDGIPWVERAQQEHDIFSGVLRERGVEVLLLADLLAETLSVSGAARIQGISGAVDARKLGHMLADELAAFLRGVRARDLANILMAGMTFDELPFEGDNTSLVRRMHHGADFVIDPLPNLLFTRDSSFWVGPRVAITSLALPARMRETSLTDLIYAFHPRFLGVRRAYESHTAPIEGGDVLLLAHGVVAVGVGERTSPAGAEALARSLFDDDLAHTVLVVPIAQNRATMHLDTVCTMVDTDAVVMYPAVRDSLCAFTIHREDAGPDAYFGGGRNDQARVSMRGPDPFLPAAADAMGIGKLRVIDTGLDVVTAEREQWDDGNNTLALAPGVVVAYERNDMTNARLEDAGIEVLRIPGSELGSGRGGPRCMSCPLSRDDV, encoded by the coding sequence ATGGGAGCAGACGTGGTGCGGGCGGGGCACGATGGCGGTGCGGACGATGAGTTGGACGGTGTCGGCGATCCGGGCGGTCGGCTAGCGGTCAGCTCGGAGGTCGGGACCCTGCGCACGGTGCTGCTGCACCGGCCCGGCGACGAATTGCGGCGGCTGACCCCGCGCAATAACGATCAATTGCTCTTCGACGGCATTCCCTGGGTCGAGCGGGCCCAGCAGGAGCACGACATCTTCTCCGGGGTGCTGCGCGAACGCGGAGTCGAGGTGCTGCTGCTCGCCGATCTGCTCGCCGAAACGCTCTCGGTCAGCGGCGCGGCCCGCATCCAGGGCATCTCCGGCGCGGTCGACGCACGCAAACTCGGACATATGCTGGCCGACGAGCTCGCGGCCTTCCTGCGCGGCGTCCGGGCCAGGGATCTGGCCAATATCCTGATGGCCGGGATGACCTTCGACGAACTGCCCTTCGAGGGGGACAACACCTCGCTGGTACGGCGCATGCACCACGGTGCGGATTTCGTCATCGATCCGCTGCCGAATCTGCTGTTCACCAGGGATTCGTCCTTCTGGGTCGGCCCGAGGGTGGCGATCACCTCACTCGCCCTGCCCGCCCGGATGCGCGAGACCTCGCTGACCGATCTCATCTACGCATTCCATCCGCGCTTCCTCGGCGTGCGGCGGGCCTACGAATCGCATACCGCGCCGATCGAGGGCGGTGATGTGCTGTTGCTCGCGCACGGCGTGGTCGCGGTCGGGGTCGGCGAGCGCACCTCGCCCGCGGGCGCGGAAGCGTTGGCGCGCAGTCTGTTCGACGACGATCTCGCCCACACGGTGCTGGTCGTCCCGATCGCGCAGAATCGCGCGACCATGCACCTGGACACGGTTTGCACCATGGTCGACACCGATGCCGTCGTGATGTATCCCGCGGTCCGGGATTCGCTGTGCGCGTTCACGATTCATCGCGAGGACGCTGGGCCCGATGCCTATTTCGGCGGCGGACGCAACGACCAGGCCCGGGTCAGCATGCGCGGCCCCGATCCGTTCCTGCCGGCGGCCGCGGATGCGATGGGCATCGGCAAGCTGCGGGTCATCGATACCGGGCTCGATGTGGTCACCGCCGAACGTGAGCAGTGGGACGACGGCAACAACACGCTGGCGCTCGCGCCCGGCGTGGTCGTCGCCTACGAGCGCAACGATATGACCAATGCGCGGCTCGAGGACGCGGGCATCGAGGTGCTGCGCATCCCGGGCTCCGAATTGGGTTCCGGCCGTGGCGGACCGCGGTGCATGTCCTGCCCGCTGTCCCGAGATGACGTGTGA
- the soxR gene encoding redox-sensitive transcriptional activator SoxR, with protein MSTTDWRAKELTPGQLSERSGVAVSALHFYEREGLISSRRTSGNQRRYARETLRRVAFIRISQRVGIPLSEIRAALDKLPEGRTPTRRDWETLSTTWQADLDDRITQLTRLRDNLTGCIGCGCLSLGSCRLVNEHDRLGEQGPGARVLDVTLNCPSKPAAC; from the coding sequence ATGTCGACAACCGATTGGCGAGCGAAGGAGCTGACCCCCGGGCAGCTGTCCGAGCGTAGCGGAGTAGCGGTCTCCGCGTTGCACTTCTACGAACGCGAGGGTCTCATTTCGAGTCGTCGCACGAGTGGAAATCAACGCAGATACGCGCGCGAAACGCTGCGTCGCGTCGCCTTCATCCGCATCTCCCAGCGGGTCGGCATTCCATTGAGCGAAATCCGCGCCGCACTGGACAAACTCCCAGAAGGCCGCACCCCGACCCGGCGCGACTGGGAGACCCTGTCCACCACATGGCAGGCCGACCTCGACGACCGCATCACCCAGCTGACTCGCCTGCGCGACAACCTGACCGGCTGCATCGGCTGCGGCTGCCTGTCGCTCGGCAGCTGCCGACTGGTCAACGAACACGACCGCCTCGGCGAACAGGGACCGGGCGCCCGCGTGCTCGATGTGACGCTCAACTGCCCATCGAAGCCAGCAGCCTGCTGA
- a CDS encoding SDR family oxidoreductase has translation MGSGVLGFGRRKTVRDAKVLVTGAASGIGRATAVASAAGGAELVLTDINAEGLEDTVRTIKEAGGTVLAARALDITDYDAVTAFATDVHAEFGSLDIVMNIAGTSIWGTVENFEHRHWRKMVDVNLMGPIHVIENFVPPMVRAKRGGALVNVSSAAGILALPWHAAYSAGKFGIRGVSEVLRFDLRRHDISVHLVVPGAVNTPLVQSVELVGVDREDPRIKRLTTAFTKHAASPEHVAAAILRGIERNRFLVYTSFDIRFGYWWARKFAYPYEFVIRRTSDRFSRLLASMGS, from the coding sequence ATGGGATCCGGTGTGCTTGGCTTTGGGCGCAGGAAGACAGTGCGGGATGCGAAGGTGCTCGTCACCGGGGCGGCGAGCGGGATAGGCCGGGCGACCGCCGTGGCATCCGCGGCCGGGGGTGCCGAACTGGTGCTGACCGATATCAATGCCGAGGGCCTCGAGGATACGGTTCGCACCATCAAGGAGGCGGGCGGCACCGTGCTCGCCGCGCGTGCCCTGGATATCACCGACTACGACGCGGTCACCGCCTTCGCCACCGACGTGCATGCCGAATTCGGCAGCCTCGATATCGTCATGAATATCGCGGGCACCTCCATCTGGGGCACCGTCGAGAACTTCGAGCACCGCCACTGGCGCAAGATGGTGGACGTCAACCTGATGGGCCCCATCCATGTGATCGAGAACTTCGTGCCGCCGATGGTCCGGGCGAAACGCGGTGGGGCACTCGTGAATGTCTCCTCGGCGGCCGGAATCCTCGCGCTGCCATGGCACGCCGCCTACAGCGCGGGCAAATTCGGCATCCGCGGTGTTTCCGAGGTTCTGCGATTCGACCTACGGCGCCACGATATTTCGGTGCATCTGGTGGTGCCCGGCGCGGTGAACACACCGCTGGTGCAGAGCGTCGAGCTGGTCGGCGTGGACAGGGAAGACCCGAGGATAAAGCGACTCACCACCGCGTTCACCAAGCATGCCGCATCGCCGGAACATGTTGCGGCTGCGATCCTTCGCGGTATCGAGCGCAATCGGTTCCTCGTCTATACCTCTTTCGATATCCGCTTCGGCTATTGGTGGGCCCGCAAATTCGCCTACCCCTACGAATTCGTGATTCGCCGCACCAGCGATCGGTTCAGCAGGCTGCTGGCTTCGATGGGCAGTTGA
- a CDS encoding glycosyltransferase, translating to MRIVQLANFYGPRSGGLRTALHHLGEGYVAAGHEVVLIVPGPRRAEEILPTGAVRITLPALAIPWTGGYRAADPRRVADVLAGLRPDVLEVSDRLTLRGFGRWARTRDVASVMISHERLDRLLGQVMPGPVARRCADIANRRTADDYDIVVCTTEFARAEFLRIDAPNVELVPLGVDLELFSPRRRDYRLRADLGVPGHPLLVHCGRLSVEKRVDRSIEAIGALRKAGIEARLVVAGEGPRREALERRARSLPPLTGGLPAVHFTGFITDRAMVAKLLATADVSLAPGPHETFGLAALEALAAGTPVVASRSSALADIVTAECGAVAADRPSAFAEAVTDVLAMPTAGRRKAARSRAEQFTWPRAVAGMLAVLGR from the coding sequence GTGCGCATCGTGCAGCTGGCGAACTTCTACGGTCCGCGGTCGGGTGGGCTGCGCACCGCTTTGCACCACTTGGGCGAGGGCTATGTTGCCGCCGGGCACGAAGTGGTGCTGATCGTGCCCGGACCGCGCCGGGCCGAGGAGATCCTGCCGACCGGTGCGGTGCGGATCACCCTGCCGGCCTTGGCGATTCCGTGGACCGGAGGCTATCGGGCGGCGGATCCGCGCCGGGTGGCCGATGTGCTGGCCGGGTTGCGGCCGGACGTGCTCGAGGTTTCGGACCGGCTGACGCTGCGGGGATTCGGACGCTGGGCGCGGACCCGCGACGTGGCGAGCGTAATGATCTCGCACGAGCGTCTGGACCGACTGCTCGGCCAGGTCATGCCCGGCCCGGTGGCTCGCCGATGCGCCGATATCGCCAATCGGCGGACTGCGGATGACTACGACATCGTGGTCTGCACAACGGAATTCGCGCGCGCGGAGTTCCTGCGCATCGACGCGCCCAATGTCGAACTGGTGCCGCTCGGAGTGGATCTGGAGCTGTTCAGCCCGCGTCGCCGCGACTATCGCTTGCGCGCCGATCTAGGCGTGCCAGGGCATCCGCTGCTGGTGCACTGCGGCAGATTGTCGGTGGAGAAGCGGGTGGATCGCAGCATCGAAGCCATCGGCGCGCTGCGCAAGGCGGGTATCGAGGCCCGGCTGGTCGTGGCGGGGGAGGGGCCGCGGCGGGAAGCCCTGGAGCGTCGGGCCCGTTCTTTGCCGCCGCTGACCGGCGGTCTGCCTGCGGTGCACTTCACCGGATTCATCACCGATCGGGCAATGGTGGCGAAACTACTTGCTACCGCCGATGTTTCGCTGGCACCGGGACCGCACGAAACCTTCGGACTCGCCGCACTAGAGGCATTGGCCGCAGGTACGCCGGTCGTCGCCAGCCGATCCTCAGCGCTCGCCGATATCGTCACCGCCGAATGCGGCGCGGTCGCCGCCGATCGCCCATCCGCCTTCGCCGAGGCGGTCACCGATGTGCTCGCGATGCCGACCGCCGGTCGCCGGAAGGCAGCGCGCAGCCGGGCTGAGCAGTTCACATGGCCGCGGGCTGTCGCGGGGATGCTGGCGGTGCTCGGGCGGTAA
- a CDS encoding putative bifunctional diguanylate cyclase/phosphodiesterase: protein MGVDATTMVAASERVLARLVEHFDVDFSYLRHTDREQRATVLIAEWPHRGDIPDPDPLKIVHFEHADSVFRELEHATEPIIVRPSQQSADYQETIRRSSGIPQVAMAAVPLLSRGESTGVLGFIKQGDRDWSTRELNVLKAIAALFAQLQARVVAEERLRYIALHDDLTGLANRRALLEHMEERLRQGSPGPVAAFFLDLDRLKALNDFLGHTAGDNFIRTLSSRLRENLDSNDMIARLGGDEFVIVPAKPMDAVAAELEATRIQQLIGRRVTVGGESVSRGASVGVAVGVPGETTVADVLRRADHALLSAKSGGGNGVAVFTDAMRAQFELQDDVELNLRGAVSDGSLLLHYQPEVDLRTGRVVALEALVRWLHPTRGLLPPGAFVTVAEATNLAGELGRWVIRSACAQFAEWRRRGLAANVVMRINVSPVQLVSLDFVERIEDILRLFGIDGSSVCLEITEHVVVQDLARTQVTLRGLKRMGVQIAIDDFGTGYSSLSHLKALPVDAVKIDRGFVQRLGASTDDLAIVKSIIGLAGSFGLGVVGEGVETPVAARTLVGLGCYRAQGFLIARPMPADEVEAHLAVGRIPLDLDLPRAGRGTTRA, encoded by the coding sequence ATGGGCGTCGACGCCACAACGATGGTGGCGGCGAGTGAACGCGTGCTGGCCAGGTTGGTCGAGCATTTCGATGTCGATTTCAGCTATCTACGCCATACCGATAGAGAGCAGCGGGCGACCGTGCTCATCGCGGAGTGGCCGCACCGTGGTGACATACCGGATCCGGACCCGCTGAAGATCGTGCATTTCGAGCACGCCGACTCGGTATTCCGGGAATTGGAACACGCGACCGAGCCGATCATTGTGCGGCCGTCCCAGCAATCCGCCGATTATCAGGAGACTATCCGGCGTTCGTCGGGTATTCCGCAGGTCGCGATGGCTGCGGTGCCGCTGTTGTCGCGCGGCGAGTCGACCGGCGTGCTGGGATTCATCAAACAGGGCGATCGCGACTGGAGCACCCGGGAACTGAACGTGCTCAAGGCGATCGCCGCACTCTTCGCCCAGTTGCAGGCGCGCGTCGTGGCCGAGGAACGATTGCGCTATATCGCCCTGCACGACGATCTGACCGGGTTGGCGAACCGGCGGGCGCTGCTCGAACATATGGAGGAGCGGCTCAGACAGGGAAGTCCCGGCCCGGTTGCCGCCTTCTTCCTCGATCTCGACCGGCTCAAAGCGCTCAACGATTTTCTCGGACATACCGCGGGGGACAACTTCATTCGCACGCTCTCCTCGCGATTGCGGGAGAATCTCGATTCCAATGACATGATCGCCCGACTCGGCGGCGACGAATTCGTCATCGTGCCGGCCAAACCGATGGATGCGGTGGCGGCCGAATTGGAGGCGACGCGGATTCAGCAGCTCATCGGACGGCGGGTGACCGTCGGCGGGGAATCGGTCAGCCGCGGCGCCAGCGTCGGTGTCGCGGTGGGTGTTCCGGGGGAGACCACGGTCGCGGATGTGCTGCGCCGGGCCGATCACGCGCTGCTGTCGGCGAAATCGGGCGGCGGCAACGGTGTCGCGGTCTTCACCGACGCCATGCGCGCGCAGTTCGAACTGCAGGACGATGTGGAGCTGAATCTGCGTGGCGCGGTCTCCGACGGCTCGCTGCTGCTGCACTATCAGCCCGAGGTCGATCTGCGCACCGGCCGGGTGGTGGCGCTGGAGGCGCTGGTGCGCTGGTTACATCCGACCAGGGGACTGCTGCCGCCCGGTGCGTTCGTCACAGTTGCCGAGGCCACCAATCTCGCGGGTGAGCTGGGGCGCTGGGTGATCCGCTCGGCCTGTGCTCAATTCGCCGAATGGCGCAGGCGGGGGCTGGCGGCGAATGTGGTGATGCGGATCAATGTTTCGCCGGTTCAGCTGGTCAGCCTGGATTTCGTGGAGCGGATCGAGGATATTCTGCGGCTGTTCGGGATCGACGGCAGTTCGGTCTGTCTGGAGATCACCGAACACGTGGTCGTGCAGGATCTGGCGCGCACCCAGGTCACGCTGCGCGGACTCAAGCGAATGGGCGTGCAGATCGCCATCGACGATTTCGGCACCGGATACAGCTCGCTCTCGCATCTGAAGGCGCTTCCGGTCGACGCGGTGAAGATCGACCGCGGCTTCGTGCAGCGCCTCGGCGCGAGCACCGATGATCTGGCGATCGTGAAATCCATTATCGGGTTGGCCGGGTCGTTCGGACTCGGTGTGGTCGGGGAAGGCGTCGAGACGCCGGTGGCCGCGCGGACCCTGGTCGGGCTGGGTTGCTATCGGGCGCAAGGGTTTCTGATCGCGCGGCCGATGCCCGCCGACGAGGTCGAGGCGCATCTGGCCGTCGGGCGCATCCCGCTGGATCTCGATCTGCCCAGGGCGGGCCGGGGCACCACGCGCGCGTGA
- a CDS encoding Rv1355c family protein, with translation MNGELTADHRPLILDENATDDARILVQLRKSPQVRILDLRDVLRAELAKVRRPPADLGGPETDRWVYYPWRRTLVGLPGEKTFRAIRLDRNQNKLTRAEQERCAGLAIGVVGQSVGHAVAYTLALEGTCGLLRLADFDDIELSNLNRVPGGIFDIGVNKSIVTARRIAELDPYLPVEVATAGVDEDSVDAFLHGLSLVVEECDSLDIKFAVREGARRHRLPLLMDTSDRGLLDVERYDLEPDRPTFHGLLGATVGADLRGLSTKDKAPHVMRILDPKELSARMAASLVEIDETVTTWPQLGGDVQLGAAIVAAAVRRVGLGHKLSSGRTRFDLERGLDELAEPEPVCEKVSDEFPVPEGGVPDPHGSAVEKVLESAQRAPSGGNTQPWYLRVDGDELRIDLVRTRSSALDIGYRASAVSIGAALYNARAAAAAHGILGAHEFIENNSTPFSAVLHLGNGTDAALAADYPATLTRETNRHLGAGAPLADHVLPALDAAATDAAVHAITAPDELAAAAALVGESDRIRYLTPRLHQEMFGELRWPGEDPRTGIDIRSMELAADEQAKIQIGQRSDVMDRLREWSGGTALGEYSRDRVLSSSALLAITFPRRSGAESVSLADYAGGGAAVQRVWIAAQRLGLAVQPVSPLFLYARHPDELKGISPDFADTLTSLQGRFLDLLGVPGHEIMALVLRLSYAAAATVRSRRLPVPGAGNRS, from the coding sequence ATGAACGGTGAGCTCACCGCGGACCACCGCCCGCTGATTCTCGATGAAAATGCCACCGACGACGCACGGATCCTCGTGCAATTACGGAAATCGCCGCAGGTCCGCATTCTCGACCTGCGTGATGTGCTGCGCGCCGAACTCGCCAAGGTGCGTCGGCCGCCGGCGGATCTCGGTGGGCCGGAAACGGACCGTTGGGTCTATTACCCGTGGCGGCGCACGCTCGTCGGTTTGCCCGGTGAAAAGACATTTCGGGCAATTCGATTGGACCGCAACCAGAACAAGCTCACCCGCGCCGAACAGGAGCGTTGCGCCGGTCTCGCGATCGGGGTGGTCGGACAGAGCGTCGGGCACGCTGTCGCTTACACATTGGCCCTGGAAGGCACCTGCGGCTTATTGCGCCTGGCTGATTTCGACGATATCGAGCTGTCGAATCTGAATCGGGTGCCCGGCGGGATCTTCGATATCGGTGTGAACAAATCCATCGTGACCGCACGTCGGATCGCCGAACTCGATCCGTATCTGCCGGTCGAGGTCGCCACCGCGGGCGTGGACGAGGACAGCGTCGACGCATTCCTGCACGGGTTGTCGCTGGTCGTCGAGGAATGCGATTCGCTCGATATCAAGTTCGCCGTCCGGGAAGGTGCACGCCGACACCGCCTTCCGCTGTTGATGGATACCAGCGATCGCGGCCTGCTCGATGTCGAGCGCTACGACCTGGAACCGGACCGTCCGACGTTCCACGGTCTGCTCGGCGCGACGGTAGGCGCGGATCTGCGCGGGTTGTCCACCAAGGACAAGGCGCCGCACGTCATGCGGATTCTCGACCCGAAAGAGCTATCCGCGCGGATGGCGGCGAGTCTGGTCGAGATCGACGAAACCGTGACCACCTGGCCGCAACTCGGCGGTGACGTACAGCTGGGCGCGGCCATCGTGGCGGCGGCGGTGCGCCGGGTCGGGCTCGGGCACAAGTTGTCCTCGGGCCGGACCCGGTTCGATCTGGAGCGTGGTCTCGACGAGCTGGCCGAACCGGAGCCGGTGTGCGAGAAGGTGTCCGACGAATTTCCGGTGCCCGAAGGCGGTGTTCCGGACCCGCACGGGTCCGCCGTCGAGAAGGTCCTCGAATCCGCGCAGCGGGCGCCGTCGGGCGGCAATACCCAACCGTGGTACCTGCGGGTCGATGGCGACGAGCTGCGCATCGATCTCGTCCGAACCCGCTCGTCGGCACTGGATATCGGCTATCGCGCCAGCGCGGTATCGATCGGCGCGGCGCTCTACAACGCCCGCGCCGCGGCCGCCGCGCACGGCATACTCGGCGCGCACGAGTTCATCGAGAACAACTCCACCCCATTTTCAGCGGTGCTACACCTCGGCAACGGCACCGATGCCGCACTGGCCGCGGACTATCCGGCCACGCTGACCCGCGAGACGAACCGACACCTCGGCGCGGGCGCGCCGCTAGCCGATCATGTCCTACCTGCCCTGGACGCGGCCGCCACTGATGCGGCGGTCCATGCCATCACCGCACCCGATGAGCTCGCCGCCGCGGCCGCGCTGGTGGGCGAATCCGATCGCATTCGCTATCTGACTCCACGTCTGCATCAGGAGATGTTCGGCGAACTGCGCTGGCCCGGCGAGGATCCGCGCACCGGGATCGATATCCGGAGTATGGAATTGGCCGCCGACGAGCAGGCCAAAATTCAGATCGGGCAGCGCTCGGATGTCATGGATCGGCTGCGCGAATGGTCCGGCGGGACCGCGCTCGGCGAGTACAGCCGCGATCGCGTGCTGTCGAGTTCGGCGCTGCTCGCGATAACTTTTCCGCGTCGATCCGGAGCAGAGTCGGTATCACTTGCCGACTACGCCGGCGGCGGCGCGGCCGTGCAGCGGGTCTGGATCGCGGCGCAACGGCTCGGTCTTGCGGTGCAACCGGTCTCGCCTTTGTTCCTTTATGCGCGGCACCCCGACGAGCTGAAAGGGATTTCACCGGATTTCGCGGATACACTTACGTCACTTCAGGGCCGTTTCCTGGACCTGCTGGGAGTGCCTGGGCATGAGATCATGGCATTGGTGCTTCGCCTGAGCTATGCGGCAGCAGCCACGGTCCGCAGCAGGCGGCTTCCAGTGCCGGGCGCGGGCAACCGCAGCTAG
- a CDS encoding effector binding domain-containing protein — translation MTYAIVVRREAIYGGLVVPRVRPSFKVSNSDLIEFLKDRLRDRAGADQPMYTVYVPDPAGNYNAVVCFEYSDPGAVPVGDVLVKVPKGVYARFEPNGDYHDPVEDVWAQVDDATASAEITRAYREEIEIWRGPESVELFISILV, via the coding sequence ATGACATACGCGATCGTGGTGCGCCGCGAGGCCATCTATGGCGGTCTGGTGGTGCCGCGGGTACGTCCGAGCTTCAAGGTCAGCAATAGCGACCTGATCGAATTCCTCAAGGATCGGCTGCGTGACCGCGCGGGCGCGGACCAGCCGATGTACACGGTGTACGTGCCGGATCCGGCCGGGAACTACAACGCCGTCGTGTGCTTCGAGTACTCCGATCCGGGTGCGGTTCCGGTCGGTGACGTACTGGTCAAGGTGCCCAAGGGGGTCTACGCCCGGTTCGAGCCGAACGGGGATTACCACGATCCGGTCGAGGATGTGTGGGCCCAGGTCGACGATGCGACGGCATCCGCTGAGATCACCCGTGCGTACCGGGAGGAAATCGAGATCTGGCGTGGGCCGGAGTCGGTCGAACTGTTCATCTCCATCCTGGTCTGA
- a CDS encoding GyrI-like domain-containing protein, producing MQFEIVERDETWVAGLPVRSPKRALGELRDHDLEAAWAAVLHQELGGQLASAYTDYSGELGTYNTQIVGYECVSFGEVTRGHLVARLPRGTYARFSSVGNFPQVMTDLWTQIAYAEEHSQIRRTYTGDFECYPHAYKIDLYLAVEAR from the coding sequence ATGCAGTTTGAAATCGTCGAGCGAGACGAAACGTGGGTTGCCGGGCTCCCGGTGCGCAGCCCGAAACGTGCGCTCGGGGAACTGCGTGACCACGACCTCGAGGCCGCGTGGGCGGCAGTACTGCATCAGGAACTCGGCGGTCAACTGGCCAGCGCCTACACCGACTACTCCGGTGAACTCGGCACCTACAACACGCAGATCGTCGGCTATGAGTGCGTATCCTTCGGCGAGGTCACCCGCGGCCACCTGGTGGCGCGGCTACCGCGCGGCACCTATGCCAGGTTCTCCTCGGTCGGTAACTTCCCGCAGGTGATGACGGACCTGTGGACGCAGATCGCCTATGCCGAGGAACACAGCCAGATAAGACGCACCTACACCGGCGATTTCGAGTGTTATCCGCACGCCTACAAGATCGATCTCTACCTGGCGGTCGAGGCGCGATGA
- a CDS encoding uracil-DNA glycosylase produces MCETIAELDAAVADCFACPRLVAWRERAAREKRAAYRDETYWGRAVPGYGPDDAQLLIVGLAPAAHGGNRTGRMFTGDRSGDFLYAAMYNVGLTNQPTAVHRDDGLRLIGARVTAPVHCAPPDNKPTPDERDRCSHWLKTELGLLTPTLRAVVVLGAFGWQALLPVLAASGWTVPRPRPKFGHGAHVVLPPTVDDRAPLHLFGCYHVSQQNTFTGRLTPEMLETVLAAAATAAGLPGRRS; encoded by the coding sequence GTGTGCGAGACCATCGCCGAACTCGACGCCGCGGTCGCGGATTGCTTCGCCTGCCCGCGACTGGTCGCCTGGCGGGAACGGGCGGCCAGGGAGAAGCGCGCGGCGTACCGTGACGAAACCTATTGGGGCAGGGCGGTTCCCGGTTACGGCCCGGATGACGCTCAGCTGCTGATCGTCGGGCTCGCCCCGGCCGCCCACGGCGGCAACAGAACCGGGCGAATGTTCACCGGCGACCGCAGTGGGGATTTCCTCTACGCCGCCATGTACAACGTCGGGCTGACCAATCAACCTACGGCGGTGCACCGCGATGACGGACTGCGGCTGATCGGTGCTCGGGTCACCGCACCGGTGCACTGCGCGCCGCCCGACAATAAGCCGACACCTGACGAGCGAGACCGCTGCAGTCACTGGTTGAAGACCGAATTGGGCCTGCTCACACCGACATTGCGGGCGGTGGTCGTACTCGGCGCATTCGGCTGGCAGGCACTGCTTCCGGTACTTGCCGCATCGGGCTGGACCGTGCCGCGTCCGCGTCCCAAATTCGGGCACGGCGCTCACGTTGTGCTGCCGCCGACCGTCGATGATCGTGCGCCGCTGCACCTGTTCGGCTGCTACCACGTCAGCCAGCAGAACACCTTCACCGGTCGGCTCACCCCCGAAATGCTCGAAACAGTGCTGGCCGCCGCGGCGACCGCTGCGGGTCTTCCTGGCCGCCGGAGCTGA